In Hippoglossus stenolepis isolate QCI-W04-F060 chromosome 5, HSTE1.2, whole genome shotgun sequence, one genomic interval encodes:
- the coq9 gene encoding ubiquinone biosynthesis protein COQ9, mitochondrial isoform X2: MAALLRALRVGRALRGLGGAVAAPPATHLQCSSLRRGFQSSLLRLQDDSKSDRPPAPSSTTYHEHYQTHSSEQDTTAASPGGSAAEPEAEEASRPNTSYQDQGGEQGEEYETEDQLQARILTAALEFVPLHGWSMEAIASGAETLGLSSASTGMFNNGSGDLVLHFIAQCNSQLTEILAEQHKQVQLGQAEPKKTADFLRDAVETRLRMHIPYIETWPQAMSILLLPHNIPDSLKHLSTLVDDIWYYAGDRSTDMNWYTKRAALTGIYNTTELVMVQDSSPDFQDTWNFLDNRIQDVVNMASTAKQVQSTGEAVVQGLMGAAVTLKNLTGMNQRR, from the exons ATGGCGGCGCTGCTGAGAGCTCTGCGGGTTGGAAGGGCACTGCGGGGGCTGGGAGGCG CGGTGGCTGCACCTCCAGCAACACACCTCCAGTGCAGCAGCCTGAGACGAGGCTTCCAGAGCTCATTGCTGAGGCTTCAGGATGACTCCAAATCTGACAGACCTCCAGCCCCCTCATCCACAACCTACCATGAGCACTACCAGACTCACTCATCTGAACAGgacacaacagcagcttcacCGGGAGGTTCTGCAGCTGAGCCAGAAGCAGAGGAGGCTTCCAGGCCAAACACCAG tTACCAGGACCAGGGCGGAGAGCAGGGTGAAGAGTACGAAACAGAGGATCAGCTTCAAGCTCGAATCCTGACCGCTGCTCTGGAGTTCGTCCCGCTGCACGGCTGGTCAATGGAAGCCATTGCATCTGGTGCTGAG ACACTTGGCCTGTCCTCAGCCTCCACTGGTATGTTCAACAATGGATCTGGAGACTTGGTTCTACATTTCATCGCCCAATGCAACTCACAGCTGACAGAGATCCTGGCTGAACAACACAAGCAGGTCCAGCTTGGCCAGGCCGA ACCAAAGAAGACTGCTGACTTTCTAAGGGATGCTGTGGAGACCAGACTAAGGATGCACATCCCTTACATTGAAACATGGCCACAG gcgATGAGtatccttctccttcctcacaACATCCCAGACAGTCTGAAGCACCTCTCCACCCTGGTAGACGACATCTGGTACTATGCTGGAGACCGATCCACAGAC ATGAACTGGTACACCAAACGGGCAGCGCTGACAGGCATCTACAACACCACAGAGCTAGTGATGGTCCAGGATTCCTCTCCAGACTTCCAGGACACCTGGAACTTCCTTGACAACCGCATTCAGGATGTAGTCAACATGGCCAGCACTGCTAAACAG GTGCAGTCGACTGGGGAAGCAGTTGTGCAGGGGCTAATGGGAGCTGCTGTAACC CTGAAGAACCTGACAGGAATGAACCAGAGGCGGTGA
- the coq9 gene encoding ubiquinone biosynthesis protein COQ9, mitochondrial isoform X1, producing MAALLRALRVGRALRGLGGAVAAPPATHLQCSSLRRGFQSSLLRLQDDSKSDRPPAPSSTTYHEHYQTHSSEQDTTAASPGGSAAEPEAEEASRPNTSYQDQGGEQGEEYETEDQLQARILTAALEFVPLHGWSMEAIASGAETLGLSSASTGMFNNGSGDLVLHFIAQCNSQLTEILAEQHKQVQLGQAEPKKTADFLRDAVETRLRMHIPYIETWPQAMSILLLPHNIPDSLKHLSTLVDDIWYYAGDRSTDVSGSHQPRSPPSSAHTFLSPFHHHPHNIRPATLQMNWYTKRAALTGIYNTTELVMVQDSSPDFQDTWNFLDNRIQDVVNMASTAKQVQSTGEAVVQGLMGAAVTLKNLTGMNQRR from the exons ATGGCGGCGCTGCTGAGAGCTCTGCGGGTTGGAAGGGCACTGCGGGGGCTGGGAGGCG CGGTGGCTGCACCTCCAGCAACACACCTCCAGTGCAGCAGCCTGAGACGAGGCTTCCAGAGCTCATTGCTGAGGCTTCAGGATGACTCCAAATCTGACAGACCTCCAGCCCCCTCATCCACAACCTACCATGAGCACTACCAGACTCACTCATCTGAACAGgacacaacagcagcttcacCGGGAGGTTCTGCAGCTGAGCCAGAAGCAGAGGAGGCTTCCAGGCCAAACACCAG tTACCAGGACCAGGGCGGAGAGCAGGGTGAAGAGTACGAAACAGAGGATCAGCTTCAAGCTCGAATCCTGACCGCTGCTCTGGAGTTCGTCCCGCTGCACGGCTGGTCAATGGAAGCCATTGCATCTGGTGCTGAG ACACTTGGCCTGTCCTCAGCCTCCACTGGTATGTTCAACAATGGATCTGGAGACTTGGTTCTACATTTCATCGCCCAATGCAACTCACAGCTGACAGAGATCCTGGCTGAACAACACAAGCAGGTCCAGCTTGGCCAGGCCGA ACCAAAGAAGACTGCTGACTTTCTAAGGGATGCTGTGGAGACCAGACTAAGGATGCACATCCCTTACATTGAAACATGGCCACAG gcgATGAGtatccttctccttcctcacaACATCCCAGACAGTCTGAAGCACCTCTCCACCCTGGTAGACGACATCTGGTACTATGCTGGAGACCGATCCACAGACGTGAGTGGATCCCATCAGCCTCGATCCCCTCCTTCTTCTGCTCATACCTTCCTGTCCCCCTTTCATCACCATCCCCACAATATCCGGCCTGCCACTCTCCAG ATGAACTGGTACACCAAACGGGCAGCGCTGACAGGCATCTACAACACCACAGAGCTAGTGATGGTCCAGGATTCCTCTCCAGACTTCCAGGACACCTGGAACTTCCTTGACAACCGCATTCAGGATGTAGTCAACATGGCCAGCACTGCTAAACAG GTGCAGTCGACTGGGGAAGCAGTTGTGCAGGGGCTAATGGGAGCTGCTGTAACC CTGAAGAACCTGACAGGAATGAACCAGAGGCGGTGA